TCGCCGTCGACGGCGCCGCGCAGGGCGTCGATGTCGCCGGCGTCCATGACGCCGTCGTCCTCGCGCTCCTGGAGCTGCTCGAACTTCTTGACGTTCTTGACGGTGCCGGCGCCGAACTCGCCGTCGACCTTCGTGCGGATGCCGGCGCGACGCAGGTAGTCCTGGAGGACCTTCACGTCGTGGCCGTGCATGCCCTTGCGCAGCGGGATGCGGTCGCCGAGCGAGCGCTGCCTGCCGGCGCCGTCCTCGGAGTCGAAGCCCCCGAGGCTCTGGAACGCCGTGCCGCTGGTGGCCTTGCGCAGCGCCTGGACGGTCTTGCGACCGACGACGCCGGAGGTCTCGAGGCGCGCGGCGCGCTGGAAGCGCTGCACCGCGCGGACGGTGCCGGGGCCGAACACGCCGTCGACCGCGGTCTTGAAGCCCGCCTTGCGCAGGAGCTGCTGGAGCTCCTTGACGTCCGCGCCCTTGGACCCGGAGCGCAGGGCGCGCTTGCCGAGCTGCTGGGAGGCCGACGAGGCCGACGGCGACGCGGCGCTGCTCTGCGCGTCCGCGGAGGACGGCAGGAGGAGCAGGGTCGCGGCACCCAGCGCGCAGAGCGCACCGAGGACGGCCAGGCGGAACGACGAGACGTATGCGGACAAGCGTGAACCCCTCTCTTCGGTGCCTGCGGGGTTAGCTGTCGGGCTCGCGCCAAGAGAGCGGCGCTACACGGCTTCTGCGTGATTCGCCCCGGACCGGGTACGTCCCGGTCAGTGGGTCCCCCGCCCGCCGCCCTGAGGACGGGTGGCGGTTCGGCTGGTCTTCAAGA
The DNA window shown above is from Conexibacter sp. SYSU D00693 and carries:
- a CDS encoding peptidoglycan-binding protein translates to MSAYVSSFRLAVLGALCALGAATLLLLPSSADAQSSAASPSASSASQQLGKRALRSGSKGADVKELQQLLRKAGFKTAVDGVFGPGTVRAVQRFQRAARLETSGVVGRKTVQALRKATSGTAFQSLGGFDSEDGAGRQRSLGDRIPLRKGMHGHDVKVLQDYLRRAGIRTKVDGEFGAGTVKNVKKFEQLQEREDDGVMDAGDIDALRGAVDGDRGLAPAEPVAPAKLAPGDRATVGPDGLAIAPANAPEAVKQIIAAGNAIATKPYRYGGGHGKWQDTGYDCSGSVSYALHGADLLKAPMPSGSFESWGDAGPGQWVTIYANGGHMYMVVAGLRFDTSGRQKTGSRWQTASRSSAGFTVRHPPGL